The following proteins come from a genomic window of Finegoldia magna ATCC 29328:
- a CDS encoding DNA-directed RNA polymerase subunit beta, with translation MHTEKYGVTDRVSFSRNKNVLGLPNLIGIQTDSFDWFVKKGIKEVFEDISPIKDYAGSLVLEFVDYYFEENPKYTIQEAKDRDTNYSCPLKVKVRLINTDTEEVKEQEVFMGDFPLMTDSGTFIINGAERVIVSQLVRSPGVYFAEEIDKSGNSNFASTVIPNRGAWLEMDTDASGVVNIRIDRTRKLPVTTLLRALLFDTDDEIIEAMGDSEILRKTLEKEISKDRESALIEIYKKLKPGDPASLESAEPLINNMFFDSRRYDLAKVGRYKFNKKLSLRDRITNQKAKEDVVDTSTGEILATAGDLITEEMAIEIENAGINVVDVVGHEGQSVRVIGNHFVDLDSFGLDMDLSDLNLSEKVYYPIMEKILEENDDEKSIRRAIEENVHQLSPIHIIHSDILASINYEFNLFFGIGSTDDIDHLGNRRVRTIGELLQNQFRIGLSRMERVVRERMSTQDPDLATPQSLINVRPVTAAIKEFFGSSQLSQFMEQTNPLAELTHKRRLSALGPGGLSRDRAGVEVRDVHDSHYGRICPIETPEGPNIGLITSMTTYSTTNEYGFLETPYRRVDKETGEVTEDIVYLTADEEDKYIIAQANEPLDENSRFINERVSGRGINGENDIYPRELIDYMDVSPQQIVSVGTAMIPFLENDDATRALMGSNMQRQAVPLLATQAPIIGTGIEHKAAKDSGVVVKAKHKGTVTKVSSDIIEITRDEDRKVDKYTIRKFKKANQGTTFNQRPIVNKGDKVDVDDIIADGPSTHMGEMALGKNILIAFMTWEGYNYEDAMLLNEKLVVDDVLTSVHIEEHESEARETKLGAEEITKDIPNIGEDMRKNLDDEGIIRIGAEVKSGDILVGKVTPKGETELSAEERLLRAIFGEKAREVRDTSLRVPHGESGVVVDVKTYSRANGDELSPGVNKVVRVFVATKRKIMVGDKMCGRHGNKGVVSRIMPEEDMPYLPDGTPVQVVLNPLGVPSRMNIGQVLEVHLGLAASKLGWKVATPVFDGASDLEIEDALKEAGYPKTGKIWLRDGRTGEYFDNPVTVGYMYMLKLHHMVAEKIHARSTGPYSLVTQQPLGGKAQFGGQRFGEMEVWALEAYGAAHTLQEILTVKSDDVVGRVKTYEAIIKGENIPEPGIPESFKVLIKELQSLSLDVKLLDENNEEVELIEEDDDSNEFGSDDRL, from the coding sequence ATGCATACTGAAAAGTATGGAGTAACGGACAGAGTTAGCTTTTCTAGGAACAAAAATGTTTTGGGACTTCCAAATCTTATTGGCATTCAAACTGACAGTTTCGATTGGTTTGTAAAAAAAGGTATCAAGGAAGTTTTTGAAGACATTAGTCCTATTAAAGATTATGCGGGAAGTCTTGTTTTGGAATTTGTGGATTATTATTTTGAAGAAAATCCAAAATACACAATCCAAGAGGCAAAAGACAGAGATACTAACTATTCTTGCCCGTTAAAAGTGAAAGTAAGATTAATTAACACCGACACAGAAGAAGTAAAAGAACAAGAAGTTTTTATGGGTGATTTCCCTTTGATGACAGACAGCGGTACATTTATCATCAATGGTGCTGAAAGGGTAATTGTAAGCCAACTTGTAAGAAGTCCTGGTGTTTACTTCGCCGAAGAAATTGACAAATCAGGTAACAGCAACTTTGCATCTACAGTTATTCCAAATAGAGGTGCTTGGCTTGAAATGGATACTGATGCAAGTGGTGTAGTGAATATTAGAATAGATAGAACTAGAAAATTACCTGTTACTACATTACTTAGAGCTTTATTATTTGACACTGATGATGAAATAATTGAAGCTATGGGAGATTCTGAAATTTTAAGAAAGACTCTCGAAAAAGAAATTTCAAAAGACAGAGAAAGTGCTTTAATTGAAATTTACAAGAAATTAAAGCCGGGTGATCCTGCATCCTTGGAAAGTGCAGAACCTTTGATTAACAACATGTTCTTCGACAGTAGAAGATACGACTTAGCAAAGGTAGGACGTTACAAATTCAATAAAAAATTATCTTTAAGAGATAGAATTACTAATCAAAAAGCAAAAGAAGATGTTGTGGATACATCAACAGGAGAAATTTTGGCTACTGCAGGAGATTTGATTACTGAAGAAATGGCAATCGAAATCGAAAACGCTGGTATCAATGTTGTTGATGTTGTAGGACATGAAGGTCAAAGCGTTCGTGTTATTGGTAACCACTTTGTCGATTTGGATAGTTTTGGTTTGGATATGGATTTATCTGATTTGAATTTGTCAGAAAAAGTTTATTATCCAATTATGGAAAAGATTTTGGAAGAAAATGATGACGAAAAATCAATCAGAAGAGCGATTGAAGAAAATGTTCATCAATTATCTCCAATTCACATAATACATTCAGACATTTTGGCATCAATTAACTACGAATTCAATTTATTCTTTGGAATTGGTTCAACTGATGATATCGACCACTTAGGTAACAGACGTGTAAGAACTATTGGTGAATTGTTGCAAAATCAATTCAGAATTGGTTTATCAAGAATGGAAAGAGTTGTAAGAGAAAGAATGAGTACACAAGACCCTGACTTGGCAACTCCACAATCATTAATCAACGTTCGTCCAGTTACTGCTGCAATCAAAGAATTCTTTGGTTCAAGTCAGTTGTCACAATTTATGGAACAAACAAACCCATTGGCAGAACTTACTCACAAGAGAAGATTGTCGGCTTTGGGACCAGGTGGTTTGTCAAGAGACAGAGCAGGCGTTGAAGTGCGTGACGTTCACGACTCTCACTACGGTAGAATCTGTCCGATAGAAACACCAGAAGGACCAAATATCGGTCTTATAACTTCCATGACAACTTATTCTACAACTAATGAATATGGATTTTTAGAAACTCCATACAGACGTGTAGACAAAGAAACTGGAGAAGTTACTGAAGATATTGTTTATTTGACAGCTGATGAAGAAGATAAATATATAATTGCACAAGCAAACGAACCATTGGATGAAAATTCTAGATTTATAAATGAAAGAGTTTCTGGTCGTGGTATCAACGGCGAAAATGATATTTATCCAAGAGAACTTATCGACTACATGGACGTTAGTCCACAACAAATCGTATCTGTAGGTACAGCTATGATTCCTTTCTTGGAAAACGACGATGCCACTCGTGCATTGATGGGTTCAAACATGCAAAGACAAGCAGTTCCATTGTTGGCAACTCAAGCACCAATTATCGGTACAGGAATTGAACACAAGGCTGCAAAAGACTCTGGTGTAGTTGTAAAAGCAAAACACAAAGGTACAGTTACTAAAGTATCTTCAGATATTATTGAAATCACTCGTGATGAAGATAGAAAAGTTGACAAATACACTATTCGTAAATTTAAAAAAGCAAACCAAGGTACAACTTTCAACCAAAGACCTATCGTAAATAAAGGTGACAAGGTTGATGTTGATGATATAATCGCAGACGGTCCAAGTACTCATATGGGAGAAATGGCTTTAGGTAAGAACATCCTAATAGCATTCATGACATGGGAAGGTTACAACTACGAAGATGCGATGTTATTAAACGAAAAATTAGTTGTAGATGATGTATTGACATCTGTTCATATAGAAGAACACGAATCAGAAGCTCGTGAAACAAAATTAGGAGCCGAAGAAATCACTAAAGATATTCCAAATATTGGGGAAGATATGAGAAAGAATCTTGACGATGAAGGAATTATAAGAATTGGTGCTGAAGTAAAATCAGGAGATATTTTAGTAGGAAAAGTTACTCCAAAAGGAGAAACAGAATTATCTGCTGAAGAAAGATTATTGAGAGCAATCTTTGGCGAAAAAGCTAGAGAAGTAAGAGATACTTCATTGAGAGTTCCTCATGGTGAATCTGGTGTTGTAGTTGACGTTAAGACTTATTCAAGAGCAAACGGAGACGAATTATCACCAGGTGTTAATAAGGTAGTTAGAGTATTCGTAGCTACTAAGAGAAAAATCATGGTAGGGGACAAAATGTGTGGTCGTCACGGTAACAAGGGTGTCGTTTCTAGAATTATGCCAGAAGAAGACATGCCATATTTACCAGATGGTACACCAGTACAAGTAGTTCTTAACCCATTAGGGGTACCAAGTCGTATGAACATCGGACAAGTACTTGAAGTTCACTTGGGACTTGCTGCTAGTAAATTAGGTTGGAAAGTTGCTACACCAGTATTTGATGGTGCAAGCGACCTTGAAATAGAAGATGCTTTGAAAGAAGCAGGATATCCAAAAACAGGAAAGATTTGGTTAAGAGATGGTAGAACAGGAGAATACTTCGATAACCCAGTAACTGTAGGATACATGTATATGTTAAAACTACACCACATGGTTGCAGAAAAAATCCATGCTAGATCAACTGGACCATACTCTCTTGTAACTCAACAACCATTGGGTGGTAAAGCTCAATTCGGTGGACAAAGATTTGGAGAAATGGAAGTTTGGGCATTAGAGGCATACGGTGCAGCTCATACTCTTCAAGAAATTTTAACTGTTAAATCAGATGATGTTGTAGGTCGTGTTAAAACTTATGAAGCGATTATTAAAGGTGAAAATATTCCTGAACCAGGAATTCCTGAATCATTCAAAGTTTTAATTAAAGAACTTCAATCATTATCATTGGATGTTAAATTACTTGATGAAAACAATGAAGAAGTCGAATTAATAGAAGAAGATGATGATTCTAATGAATTCGGCAGCGATGATAGACTATAA
- a CDS encoding acyl-[acyl-carrier-protein] thioesterase, whose translation MKVSLNTKVMNVFCGTNSKIRLNKLFDYMLECSMKQEEILKEKLKDLNGSWIIYQWDVDIYDMPEKFDDLTIQTYHTYTRKFYAFRNYDAFRNDKLIVRAKTKWLLVNREKKLPMRITDELGKIYGREDGYEVLEKDVELIDGNYEKCGEYTVRKTDIDYNFHANNARYIEWIENYLDDDTIKKVEVVYKKELKLDETVEIYKLVEDSNIYFKLISNGVLKTIIKITK comes from the coding sequence ATGAAAGTTAGTTTGAATACAAAAGTTATGAATGTTTTTTGTGGGACAAATTCAAAAATCAGATTGAACAAATTATTTGATTATATGTTGGAATGTTCTATGAAACAAGAAGAAATTCTTAAAGAAAAACTCAAAGATTTGAATGGAAGTTGGATTATTTATCAATGGGATGTTGACATATATGATATGCCAGAAAAATTTGACGATTTGACAATACAAACTTACCACACTTATACTAGAAAATTCTACGCCTTTCGTAACTACGATGCTTTCAGAAATGACAAACTAATTGTAAGAGCAAAAACAAAATGGTTACTAGTAAATCGTGAGAAAAAGCTTCCGATGAGAATAACGGATGAACTGGGAAAGATTTATGGCAGAGAAGATGGATATGAAGTGCTAGAAAAAGATGTGGAATTGATAGATGGTAATTATGAGAAATGTGGAGAATACACTGTAAGAAAAACAGACATTGATTATAACTTTCATGCAAATAATGCGAGATATATAGAATGGATTGAAAATTATCTGGATGATGACACGATTAAAAAAGTGGAAGTTGTATATAAAAAAGAACTTAAATTAGATGAAACTGTTGAAATTTATAAATTGGTAGAAGATTCGAATATTTATTTCAAATTAATCTCTAATGGAGTATTGAAAACAATAATAAAAATTACGAAATAA
- a CDS encoding ATP-binding protein, which produces MNDLDFRVVGMTDQIECYVASKYDRLRINEYMIVEDSKQGDILCQVTETHSVNEFMESNTADSYITKEQILKLQAVGYNISEGIKYIYKLRVMDDPAFAIEAGSTVRKPKFDEIKHLFYSGTIDKSLEIGIIKNTEEIYNTCPNEYKNLLKIMDSNQQIHNQEELVYLFNYYNMIEYPHIGIFGGSGSGKSYGLRVVIEELMKKSVPTIVFDPHNQMVFKDRTLENYGVDFSDKFEVLKVGEDLGINFPDLNRYELISLIETQGELTESMKSAYEAIIDKDSITQSSANAFLDYLTTISKALSDKEEDTTGYYERFSQLVNVDSLQAVIRRFNRLLNTDIFLNTSQKLFEALVDGKTVIIQGTQKMLNLYASYAVNTCYRKRRRYVDAMTSEYFPIICMVFDEAHNFCGSDQISVTRRIIKEIAQEGRKYGVFLILASQRMAAIEQTTIAQLSTKFIFRISTEKDLEVIRKETDLSSEEIRRLPYLSNGDVFISQAQIGKTLFARIRLAYTTQPKFKNPFDEMYRMLQINVQKKNESDMELFKMLKEDNVFPITLDLFRICKIIEEKHNIKISVSELESKLNKLSDDGYILKKKSIMGESYFLKEE; this is translated from the coding sequence ATGAATGATTTAGATTTTAGAGTTGTCGGAATGACCGATCAAATCGAATGTTACGTGGCTAGTAAATACGATAGACTAAGAATCAACGAGTACATGATTGTAGAAGACTCGAAACAAGGAGATATTTTATGCCAAGTTACAGAAACACATAGTGTTAACGAGTTTATGGAATCAAATACCGCTGATTCTTACATAACCAAAGAACAAATTCTCAAACTTCAAGCAGTTGGCTACAATATTTCTGAAGGAATCAAATATATTTACAAATTAAGAGTTATGGACGATCCAGCCTTTGCGATAGAAGCAGGATCTACTGTTAGAAAACCAAAATTCGATGAAATTAAACACTTATTTTATTCAGGAACTATTGATAAATCGCTTGAAATTGGAATTATTAAAAACACAGAAGAAATTTATAATACTTGTCCAAATGAATATAAAAATTTGCTTAAAATAATGGATTCCAATCAACAAATCCACAATCAAGAAGAATTGGTCTATTTATTTAACTATTACAACATGATTGAATATCCGCATATTGGTATTTTTGGTGGATCAGGATCTGGTAAATCATACGGGTTACGAGTAGTTATCGAGGAATTGATGAAGAAATCTGTCCCAACAATTGTGTTTGATCCACACAATCAAATGGTGTTTAAGGATAGGACGCTTGAAAATTATGGGGTTGATTTTTCTGACAAATTTGAAGTTTTAAAAGTTGGGGAAGATTTGGGAATTAATTTTCCCGATTTGAACAGATATGAGCTTATAAGTTTGATAGAAACACAAGGAGAACTCACAGAATCGATGAAATCTGCTTATGAAGCTATCATTGACAAAGATTCGATCACACAATCCAGCGCAAATGCGTTTTTAGATTATTTGACAACAATATCCAAAGCATTATCAGATAAGGAGGAAGACACTACAGGATACTATGAAAGATTTTCGCAACTTGTAAATGTTGATTCATTACAAGCTGTTATCAGAAGATTCAACAGACTTTTAAACACAGATATATTCTTGAACACTTCACAAAAGCTTTTCGAAGCATTGGTAGACGGCAAAACAGTTATAATTCAAGGTACGCAAAAAATGCTAAACTTGTACGCATCGTACGCAGTGAATACTTGTTATAGAAAAAGAAGAAGATATGTAGATGCAATGACTAGCGAATATTTTCCGATTATTTGTATGGTTTTTGATGAAGCTCACAACTTCTGTGGTAGCGATCAAATATCTGTTACAAGAAGAATAATTAAAGAAATCGCCCAAGAAGGTAGAAAATACGGAGTTTTTCTCATACTAGCTTCCCAAAGAATGGCAGCAATCGAGCAGACTACAATTGCACAGTTATCCACAAAATTTATTTTCAGAATATCAACTGAAAAAGACCTTGAAGTTATCAGAAAAGAAACTGATTTGTCCTCAGAAGAAATAAGAAGACTTCCATATCTATCGAATGGTGATGTATTTATCTCTCAAGCTCAAATCGGAAAAACATTGTTTGCAAGAATTAGACTTGCATACACTACACAACCGAAATTCAAAAATCCGTTTGACGAGATGTATCGAATGCTACAAATAAATGTTCAAAAGAAAAACGAATCGGATATGGAACTATTTAAAATGCTAAAAGAAGACAATGTATTTCCAATAACTCTTGATTTGTTCAGAATTTGTAAGATAATCGAAGAAAAGCACAATATCAAAATAAGTGTTAGTGAATTGGAAAGTAAATTAAATAAACTCAGCGATGATGGTTATATATTAAAGAAAAAATCTATCATGGGAGAAAGTTACTTTTTAAAAGAGGAATAA
- a CDS encoding DNA double-strand break repair nuclease NurA, whose product MISKDLMDEVSRLNQRLKNRKNVSKLSREDIRNLITNEIGKIKIYDRFSVDKLKEIKQDGCICVVDGSVNRIGANYPNYVEFFQSMALLSSDKEPLVKADILCPLVDEFSERDQFQISKEKLCATELAVAIEAVSNHDVKILMMDGTLMRYALEAEDLYNDLVELCHDEGVILVGVVEEISTKIIMNTFHENGKNVGMLFDREALFNVLDMNEGFVVEKYKSRKEEYNIEQAFIRTSKDPCVIAIDIPSQNMGKFDEIISFVLTMSDENTRGVPFLLDLVDKKTRIDNKQAEILAKKYLDTEMYQSIFRSQRSKRVI is encoded by the coding sequence ATGATTTCAAAAGATTTGATGGATGAAGTATCTCGCTTAAATCAGAGACTTAAAAATAGAAAAAATGTCTCTAAATTAAGCAGAGAAGATATCAGAAATTTAATAACAAATGAGATTGGGAAAATTAAAATTTACGATAGATTTAGTGTTGACAAGCTAAAAGAAATTAAGCAAGATGGATGTATTTGCGTTGTAGATGGCTCTGTTAATAGAATCGGTGCAAATTATCCAAACTATGTGGAGTTTTTTCAATCTATGGCTCTTTTGAGTTCTGACAAAGAACCTTTGGTTAAGGCGGATATTTTGTGCCCATTGGTGGATGAATTTTCAGAACGTGACCAATTTCAAATATCAAAAGAAAAATTGTGCGCTACAGAACTTGCTGTAGCGATCGAAGCGGTGTCAAATCATGATGTCAAAATACTTATGATGGACGGAACTTTAATGAGATATGCACTTGAAGCGGAAGATTTATACAATGATTTGGTAGAACTTTGTCATGATGAAGGTGTTATTTTAGTTGGAGTTGTCGAAGAAATCAGCACAAAGATTATTATGAACACATTTCACGAAAATGGAAAAAATGTAGGTATGCTTTTCGACAGGGAAGCGTTGTTCAATGTATTAGATATGAATGAAGGGTTTGTCGTAGAAAAATATAAATCGAGAAAAGAAGAGTATAATATAGAACAAGCATTTATAAGAACATCTAAGGATCCTTGCGTAATAGCTATCGACATTCCATCGCAAAATATGGGTAAATTCGATGAAATAATTTCTTTCGTGCTTACAATGTCCGATGAAAATACAAGAGGAGTGCCGTTTTTGTTAGATTTAGTTGACAAGAAAACTAGGATAGACAATAAGCAAGCTGAAATTTTGGCGAAGAAATACTTGGATACTGAAATGTACCAATCGATATTTAGATCACAAAGGAGCAAAAGAGTTATATAA
- the rsmI gene encoding 16S rRNA (cytidine(1402)-2'-O)-methyltransferase — protein MELQKSKIYVVPTPIGNLKDMTLRSLDVLKNVDVIYCEDTRNTSKLLNYYDIKTPLVSYHKHNEQSRSEEIIDKILLEHINCAVVSDAGMPSISDPGQILLEKAIDRDVDIEVLPGASAAITALVRSGFDSLQFAFLGFVPRKNSDKNKFYDQIKNATMTTIIYESVHRVEATVEELSEFLGDRKICVLRELTKIHESVIKGTCPEVMEMLKNETVKGEFVIVIDKLIEENEEIDVKEKLTELINDGISKKQAVKIVSDMYGLKKNDVYKESLEL, from the coding sequence ATGGAATTACAAAAGTCTAAAATTTACGTTGTGCCAACTCCGATAGGAAACTTGAAAGATATGACTTTGAGGTCGTTGGATGTTTTAAAAAATGTGGATGTAATTTATTGTGAAGATACAAGAAACACATCAAAATTACTGAATTATTACGATATCAAAACGCCTCTTGTAAGTTATCACAAACACAACGAGCAAAGTAGATCGGAAGAAATTATCGACAAAATTTTGTTGGAACATATAAACTGTGCGGTAGTAAGCGATGCGGGAATGCCTTCTATTAGTGATCCAGGGCAAATTTTATTGGAAAAAGCGATTGATCGCGATGTAGATATCGAGGTTCTACCAGGTGCAAGCGCTGCTATAACCGCTTTGGTTCGAAGTGGATTCGATAGTTTGCAATTTGCATTTTTGGGATTTGTGCCAAGAAAAAATTCTGATAAAAACAAGTTCTACGACCAAATCAAAAACGCAACGATGACTACAATAATTTACGAATCAGTTCATAGAGTTGAGGCTACAGTTGAAGAACTAAGTGAGTTTTTGGGGGATAGAAAAATTTGTGTTTTAAGAGAACTTACGAAAATTCACGAATCCGTTATCAAAGGGACTTGCCCTGAGGTTATGGAAATGTTGAAAAATGAAACTGTAAAAGGTGAATTTGTAATAGTAATCGACAAACTTATAGAAGAAAATGAAGAAATAGATGTAAAAGAAAAACTTACAGAACTTATAAACGATGGAATATCCAAGAAACAAGCGGTGAAGATTGTTAGCGATATGTACGGATTGAAGAAGAACGATGTGTACAAAGAGAGCTTAGAATTATGA
- a CDS encoding tRNA1(Val) (adenine(37)-N6)-methyltransferase codes for MKREHFIPKTDLKIIADDEKFSFTIDSILLTDFAKMKKNTNLIDIGCGTGILMLRCMALYDLSKCIGIEIQKDVADMLEETIAINKLKNAYVINDDFKNVDIKNDSIDNIIVNPPYQKNGHGISNKNTNFHTSRYDNEMKLEDLFEFAKLKLKSNRSLFMINRCERLVDLLSIARNHNMEAKRIRFVQSRIDDKPNLVMIQFVKNQKPFLTFEKNLIIYNDEDYTEEVMNIYGITKV; via the coding sequence ATGAAAAGAGAACATTTTATACCAAAAACAGATTTAAAAATAATTGCCGATGATGAGAAATTTTCTTTTACGATTGATTCCATCCTCCTTACAGATTTTGCGAAAATGAAAAAGAACACCAACCTTATTGATATTGGTTGCGGCACAGGAATACTCATGCTGAGATGTATGGCGTTGTATGATTTGTCAAAATGCATTGGAATTGAGATTCAAAAAGATGTGGCAGATATGCTGGAAGAAACTATCGCGATTAACAAATTGAAAAACGCATATGTCATTAATGACGATTTCAAAAATGTCGACATTAAAAACGATTCAATAGACAATATAATAGTTAACCCTCCTTATCAAAAAAATGGTCACGGTATTTCTAATAAAAATACTAATTTTCATACATCAAGATACGATAATGAAATGAAATTGGAAGATTTATTTGAATTTGCTAAGTTAAAGCTAAAATCAAACAGGTCTTTGTTTATGATAAATAGATGCGAGAGATTGGTTGATTTATTAAGTATTGCAAGAAATCACAATATGGAAGCAAAAAGAATTAGGTTTGTGCAATCGAGAATTGACGATAAACCAAATCTCGTGATGATACAATTTGTGAAAAATCAGAAACCTTTCTTGACTTTCGAGAAAAATCTGATTATTTATAATGATGAAGACTACACGGAAGAAGTGATGAATATATATGGAATTACAAAAGTCTAA
- a CDS encoding DUF362 domain-containing protein: MAYKISDDCIACGQCKPECPVDCISEGDIYTIDQDACIDCGSCADVCPVDAPHQDC, encoded by the coding sequence ATGGCTTATAAAATTTCTGACGATTGTATCGCTTGCGGACAATGTAAACCTGAATGTCCAGTAGATTGTATTTCTGAAGGGGACATTTATACAATTGATCAAGATGCATGTATCGATTGTGGTTCTTGTGCTGACGTATGTCCAGTAGATGCTCCACATCAAGACTGCTAA
- a CDS encoding PSP1 domain-containing protein, giving the protein MLDVTGVSFRQAGKVYYFDSNNLQYKLGDHVIVETARGVEYGVVVKENFEIDEKELSSDLKPIIRLADSADDYIYMENKKKAKESIEVCKEKVKEFGLDMKLVDCEYTFDNNKIIFYFTSDERVDFRELVKELARIFRIRIELRQIGVRDQAKIAGGIGPCGQRCCCNRYMRNFNPVSIKMAKDQSLSLNPSKISGLCGRLMCCLNYEQEGYECKLKKMPHVGQKVTTEMGEGIVTETNTLLESVKVKVMTEDQTEELVQVNVDELIDFNKCSGCNHKCH; this is encoded by the coding sequence ATGCTTGATGTAACTGGTGTTAGTTTTAGACAAGCTGGTAAAGTGTATTACTTCGATTCCAATAATCTTCAATACAAATTGGGCGATCATGTAATTGTGGAGACTGCTCGTGGTGTTGAGTATGGGGTTGTGGTAAAAGAAAATTTTGAAATAGATGAAAAAGAATTGTCGTCTGATTTGAAACCAATTATACGATTGGCAGATAGTGCAGATGATTATATTTATATGGAAAACAAGAAGAAAGCTAAGGAATCTATCGAAGTCTGCAAAGAAAAAGTAAAAGAATTTGGCTTGGATATGAAATTAGTTGACTGTGAATATACATTTGATAATAATAAGATTATTTTTTATTTTACTTCAGATGAGAGAGTTGATTTTAGAGAATTAGTAAAAGAATTAGCGAGAATTTTTAGAATAAGAATTGAATTGAGACAAATTGGAGTGAGAGACCAAGCTAAGATTGCAGGAGGAATCGGCCCTTGCGGTCAAAGATGTTGCTGCAATAGATATATGAGAAATTTCAATCCGGTTAGTATCAAAATGGCAAAAGATCAATCGCTATCGCTTAATCCTTCAAAAATCAGTGGACTTTGTGGAAGACTTATGTGTTGTTTGAATTATGAGCAAGAAGGTTATGAATGCAAATTAAAGAAAATGCCACATGTTGGTCAAAAAGTCACGACTGAAATGGGAGAAGGCATTGTTACTGAAACTAACACTCTTTTGGAATCTGTAAAGGTAAAAGTCATGACAGAGGATCAAACTGAAGAATTAGTTCAAGTGAATGTCGATGAATTAATTGATTTTAATAAATGCAGTGGTTGTAATCATAAATGTCATTAA
- a CDS encoding DNA polymerase III subunit delta', translated as MLPKNKTLINQVKNNKISNQYLLYGENLNEINYDAEALIYNLLVTNSNLKLKFDRDKLSDLLIIEPEKNSITIDKIRDIAKFVSTKPFESNNKVVLIRQADLMRTEASNALLKNLEEPKSFVYFILLTDNKNKLLKTIISRCQVINYLKERENQEFDYSQMLDILDKSMGQNLLTMLDSKEYLSDFQKDTDVLFDFLMEFYSSFLKFVKTSDESSLNKDFVKLYKKYPKANERIIVETLDKIESVRGYFKVNANFELSMEELLLYIMEENYA; from the coding sequence ATGTTACCGAAAAACAAAACTTTGATAAATCAAGTAAAGAATAATAAAATTTCTAACCAATATTTACTGTATGGGGAGAATTTAAACGAAATAAATTATGATGCTGAGGCTTTGATATACAATTTGCTTGTCACAAACTCTAATTTGAAATTGAAGTTTGACAGGGATAAATTATCTGATTTGTTGATTATAGAACCTGAGAAAAATTCTATAACAATTGATAAAATCAGAGATATTGCAAAATTTGTATCCACAAAGCCTTTTGAATCTAATAACAAGGTTGTGTTGATAAGACAGGCCGATTTAATGAGAACAGAGGCTTCTAATGCTCTTTTGAAAAACTTGGAGGAGCCGAAGTCTTTTGTATATTTTATATTACTTACGGACAATAAGAATAAACTTCTGAAAACTATTATTTCAAGATGTCAAGTGATTAATTATCTAAAAGAGAGAGAAAATCAAGAATTTGATTACTCTCAAATGTTGGATATCTTGGATAAATCTATGGGACAAAACCTTCTTACTATGTTAGATTCGAAGGAGTATTTGTCTGATTTTCAAAAAGATACTGATGTATTATTTGATTTTTTGATGGAGTTTTATTCGTCATTTTTAAAATTTGTAAAGACTAGTGATGAGTCTTCTTTAAATAAAGATTTCGTGAAATTATACAAGAAATATCCAAAGGCAAACGAGAGAATTATAGTAGAAACTTTGGATAAGATTGAGTCTGTAAGGGGATATTTTAAAGTTAATGCGAATTTTGAGCTTTCTATGGAGGAGCTTTTATTGTATATAATGGAGGAAAACTATGCTTGA
- a CDS encoding cyclic-di-AMP receptor encodes MKLIVVIMEDDLCHILSKELLENKISSTKLSSTGGFLKKGNTTMLIGTDVENEQFVLDIIKKVCDENDVESDNESKANVFVMDLEDFKKF; translated from the coding sequence ATGAAACTTATAGTTGTAATTATGGAAGATGACTTATGTCATATTCTTTCAAAAGAGTTGTTAGAAAACAAAATATCTTCTACAAAATTATCATCAACAGGTGGATTTTTGAAAAAAGGAAACACTACGATGTTAATTGGTACTGATGTAGAAAATGAGCAATTTGTTTTAGATATAATTAAAAAAGTATGTGACGAAAATGATGTTGAGTCTGATAATGAATCAAAGGCTAATGTTTTCGTTATGGATTTAGAGGATTTTAAGAAGTTTTAA